A region from the Thiohalophilus sp. genome encodes:
- a CDS encoding ISL3 family transposase, with protein MMDEATLYEKILGISSPWFVSGIEFIEPDKTVEVHVELEADSLLRCPTCGRSTPRYDKRRRRWRHLDTCQFKTQVEADVPRVQCPDHGVQTIEVPWAQDNARYTVLFEAMVILLLKENTASAVSRQMGLSWNAVDGIMQRAVQRGLSRRGHPALAHLGIDEVAFQKRHEYVTVVNDAHGDVLHVADDRRGTSLNDFYGPLSDAQKAQIQSISMDMWPAYIRATLEHIPGAEDKIAFDKFHVNQHLNQAVDAVRKQEHRQRMKQGDATLKGTKYGWLRNAADLRRQLRQELVQLSRVARQTGRAWAIKEHAKGLWHYLRRGWAERAWQQWYQWAIRSRLAPIKKVARMVKQHLWGIINAIVLNVTNVRAESLNSKIKMLKDKARGFRNRERFKTAILFHFGGLSLMPEKYEMGTH; from the coding sequence ATGATGGATGAAGCGACGTTATATGAAAAGATCCTGGGAATCTCCTCGCCCTGGTTTGTTAGCGGCATCGAGTTCATTGAACCGGACAAGACGGTCGAGGTCCATGTTGAACTCGAAGCGGATTCATTATTGCGTTGCCCGACCTGTGGCAGGTCAACACCGCGCTACGACAAGCGTCGGCGTCGTTGGCGGCACCTGGATACCTGCCAGTTCAAAACGCAGGTTGAAGCCGATGTTCCGCGTGTCCAATGCCCTGATCATGGCGTTCAGACCATTGAAGTCCCCTGGGCACAAGATAACGCCCGCTACACGGTCCTGTTTGAGGCGATGGTCATTCTGCTGTTGAAAGAGAACACCGCCTCCGCCGTCAGCCGACAGATGGGGCTGAGCTGGAATGCCGTGGACGGCATCATGCAGCGCGCGGTACAGCGGGGCTTGTCCCGTCGGGGCCACCCGGCGTTAGCCCATCTGGGTATCGACGAGGTCGCCTTTCAAAAGCGCCATGAATACGTGACGGTGGTCAATGACGCCCATGGGGATGTCCTGCACGTCGCCGATGACCGCCGTGGCACAAGCCTCAATGACTTCTATGGCCCGCTGAGCGACGCCCAGAAGGCGCAAATTCAGAGCATTTCGATGGACATGTGGCCAGCTTATATCCGTGCCACCCTCGAGCATATCCCCGGCGCCGAAGACAAAATCGCCTTCGATAAATTCCACGTCAACCAGCATCTCAACCAGGCCGTCGACGCGGTGCGCAAACAAGAGCACCGGCAACGCATGAAGCAGGGCGATGCGACATTAAAGGGCACCAAGTACGGTTGGTTGCGCAATGCGGCCGACTTGAGACGCCAGCTGCGCCAGGAACTGGTGCAACTCAGTCGCGTGGCGCGCCAAACCGGTCGGGCCTGGGCCATCAAGGAACACGCCAAGGGGCTATGGCATTACCTCCGCCGAGGCTGGGCCGAGCGTGCCTGGCAGCAATGGTATCAGTGGGCCATTCGCAGCCGCCTGGCCCCGATCAAAAAAGTCGCGCGAATGGTTAAACAACACCTGTGGGGTATCATCAACGCCATCGTATTAAATGTCACCAATGTCCGGGCGGAGAGTCTCAACAGC
- a CDS encoding low molecular weight protein-tyrosine-phosphatase — MKKVHVLFVCLGNICRSPTAEGVFRHLLREEGLDGQIVTDSAGTHAYHVGAPPDPRAQETARSRGIDLSDLRGRKALADDFDKFDYVLAMDEENYHNLARICPPEHREKLHMFLDFAPHLNESEVPDPYYGGAKGFDRVFDMVEEASRGLLADIRQRYLG; from the coding sequence ATGAAAAAAGTACACGTGTTATTTGTCTGTCTTGGTAATATCTGCCGGTCCCCGACTGCCGAGGGGGTATTTCGCCATCTGTTGCGCGAGGAGGGATTGGATGGACAGATTGTGACCGATTCGGCTGGCACTCATGCCTATCACGTCGGCGCGCCTCCGGATCCGCGTGCCCAGGAGACTGCCCGTAGCCGCGGCATCGACCTCAGTGATCTGCGCGGACGCAAGGCGCTGGCCGACGATTTCGACAAGTTCGATTATGTGCTGGCGATGGACGAAGAGAACTATCACAACCTGGCGCGTATCTGTCCGCCGGAACACCGCGAGAAACTGCACATGTTCCTCGACTTTGCGCCTCATCTGAACGAGTCCGAAGTGCCGGATCCGTATTATGGCGGAGCAAAGGGCTTCGACCGGGTTTTCGATATGGTTGAAGAAGCCTCGCGCGGGTTGCTCGCGGATATACGCCAGCGTTATCTCGGGTGA